A section of the Sphingomonas ginsenosidivorax genome encodes:
- the glgA gene encoding glycogen synthase GlgA yields MTRVLSVASEAYPLIKTGGLADVVGALPAALAPHGVATTTLLPGYPALAAVTKRAKVVHRYTDLFGSPARILSAKIGEHPLLVLDAPALFARGGGPYGDATGADWDDNWRRFAAFGRVGADLASGVVAGHAYDILHAHDWQAAMAPAYLRWAPGPGRPAKSVVTVHNIAFQGRYGADIFSELGLPDAAFALDGVEYYGGVGFLKAGLEAADAITTVSPTYAAEIRRGEFGMGLEGLINTHAARVTGIVNGIDPAVWNPASDSALHARYSARTIARRRVNKRAVEAMFGLDAGDGPIFTVISRLTWQKGMDVLVRVLDDLVAMGGRLALLGSGDTALELAFLAAADRHPGRIGVRIGYDEPASHLLQGGADAILIPSRFEPCGLTQLYGLAYGCVPVVARTGGLSDTVIDANEAGIAAGVATGIQHDGVSPEAVSHAIARATALYATPDRWATLQRNGMRADFSWGESGRRYAQLYAKLMEPS; encoded by the coding sequence GTGACCCGTGTCCTTTCGGTTGCGTCCGAGGCCTATCCGCTGATCAAGACCGGCGGGCTGGCCGATGTCGTCGGCGCCCTGCCCGCCGCGCTCGCGCCGCACGGCGTTGCGACGACGACGTTGTTGCCGGGATATCCGGCGCTCGCCGCGGTCACGAAGCGGGCGAAGGTCGTGCATCGCTACACCGACCTGTTCGGCAGCCCGGCGCGGATCCTCTCGGCGAAGATCGGCGAGCATCCGCTGCTGGTGCTCGACGCGCCGGCGCTGTTCGCGCGCGGCGGCGGGCCGTATGGCGATGCGACGGGCGCGGACTGGGACGATAACTGGCGGCGGTTCGCCGCATTCGGCCGGGTCGGCGCGGATCTCGCCTCGGGCGTGGTGGCCGGGCATGCCTATGACATTCTCCACGCGCATGACTGGCAGGCGGCGATGGCGCCCGCCTATCTGCGCTGGGCGCCGGGCCCGGGGCGCCCCGCGAAGTCGGTTGTCACGGTCCACAACATCGCGTTCCAGGGCCGCTACGGCGCCGACATCTTTTCCGAACTCGGGCTGCCCGACGCCGCGTTCGCGCTGGACGGCGTCGAATATTATGGCGGCGTCGGCTTCCTCAAGGCGGGGCTCGAGGCTGCGGACGCGATCACCACGGTCAGCCCGACCTATGCCGCGGAGATCCGTCGCGGCGAATTCGGCATGGGGCTGGAAGGGTTGATCAACACGCACGCCGCGCGCGTGACGGGGATCGTCAACGGCATCGATCCCGCGGTGTGGAACCCGGCAAGCGACTCCGCACTGCACGCGCGGTATTCGGCACGCACGATCGCGCGGCGGCGCGTCAACAAGCGCGCGGTCGAGGCGATGTTCGGGCTCGACGCCGGCGATGGCCCGATCTTCACCGTGATCAGCCGCCTGACCTGGCAGAAGGGCATGGACGTGCTCGTCCGCGTGCTCGACGATCTGGTTGCGATGGGCGGGCGGCTCGCGCTGCTCGGGTCGGGCGACACCGCGCTCGAACTCGCCTTCCTCGCTGCCGCCGATCGCCACCCCGGGCGGATCGGCGTGCGGATCGGCTATGACGAACCCGCCTCGCATCTGTTGCAGGGTGGTGCGGACGCGATCCTGATCCCGTCGCGGTTCGAACCGTGCGGACTGACGCAGCTCTACGGTCTGGCCTATGGGTGCGTACCGGTGGTGGCGCGGACCGGCGGGCTGTCGGACACGGTGATCGACGCCAACGAAGCGGGAATCGCCGCCGGCGTCGCGACCGGGATCCAGCACGACGGCGTCTCGCCCGAGGCGGTGTCGCACGCTATCGCGCGCGCTACCGCGCTGTATGCGACGCCGGACCGCTGGGCGACGCTGCAGCGCAACGGCATGCGCGCCGATTTTTCCTGGGGAGAGAGCGGTCGTCGCTACGCCCAGCTCTACGCGAAACTGATGGAGCCTTCATGA
- a CDS encoding alpha-D-glucose phosphate-specific phosphoglucomutase, with product MIRTVATTPYTDQKPGTSGLRKKATVFQQPNYAENFVQAVFDVVEDKAGATLVIGGDGRFLNREVIQVAIRMAAANGFGRVVVGRGGILSTPAASHMIRKRGAIGGLILSASHNPGGPTEDFGIKYNIANGGPAPEKVTNGILARTLDIDRWLTVDADDIDLDADGVVEVGGMPVEVVDPVGDYAALMETLFDFDAIRAARLTMAFDAMSAVTGPYATEILEGRLGFAKGTVRNGTPLPDFGGHHPDPNLVHAHELYETMMAADAPDFGAASDGDGDRNLIIGRHRFVTPSDSLAMLAANAHLAKGYTGGLKGIARSMPTSAAADRVAEALGIPAFETPTGWKFFGNLLDAGMATICGEESAGTGSDHVREKDGLWAVLLWLNILAVRGESVDAIARDHWAKYGRNYYARHDYEGVESDKADALMAALRGSLATLPGTRFGDLVVEAADDFAYTDPTDGSVSRNQGVRVLFEGGSRVVFRLSGTGTSGATLRVYLERYEPAGGDLDRETGDMLADIVAAADAIAGIVEHTGRTAPDVVT from the coding sequence ATGATCCGTACCGTTGCGACGACGCCCTATACCGACCAGAAGCCCGGCACGTCGGGGCTGCGCAAGAAGGCGACGGTCTTCCAGCAGCCGAACTATGCCGAGAATTTCGTGCAGGCGGTGTTCGACGTGGTCGAGGACAAGGCCGGGGCGACTTTGGTGATCGGCGGCGACGGACGGTTCCTCAACCGAGAGGTGATCCAGGTCGCGATCCGGATGGCGGCGGCGAACGGCTTCGGGCGCGTCGTGGTCGGGCGTGGCGGCATCCTGTCGACGCCCGCTGCCAGCCACATGATCCGCAAGCGCGGCGCGATCGGCGGGCTGATCCTGTCGGCGAGCCACAATCCCGGCGGGCCGACCGAGGATTTCGGGATCAAGTACAACATCGCCAATGGCGGTCCGGCGCCCGAGAAGGTGACCAACGGAATTCTGGCGCGGACGCTCGACATCGATCGCTGGCTGACGGTGGATGCAGACGACATCGACCTGGATGCGGACGGTGTGGTCGAGGTCGGCGGGATGCCGGTCGAGGTGGTCGATCCGGTCGGAGATTATGCCGCGCTGATGGAGACGCTGTTCGATTTCGACGCGATCCGGGCGGCCAGGCTGACGATGGCGTTCGACGCGATGAGCGCGGTGACCGGGCCGTACGCGACCGAGATCCTCGAAGGCCGGCTGGGGTTCGCAAAGGGCACGGTGCGCAACGGCACTCCCCTGCCCGATTTCGGCGGGCATCATCCCGATCCCAATCTCGTCCATGCGCACGAACTCTACGAGACGATGATGGCCGCGGACGCGCCCGATTTCGGCGCGGCATCGGATGGCGATGGCGATCGCAACCTGATCATCGGGCGGCATCGGTTCGTGACGCCGTCGGACAGCCTGGCGATGCTGGCGGCGAACGCGCATCTGGCGAAGGGCTATACCGGCGGGCTCAAGGGCATCGCCCGGTCGATGCCGACCAGCGCCGCCGCCGACCGGGTGGCCGAAGCACTCGGCATTCCCGCGTTCGAGACGCCGACGGGGTGGAAGTTCTTCGGAAACCTGCTCGACGCCGGCATGGCGACGATCTGCGGCGAGGAGAGCGCAGGCACCGGGTCCGACCATGTCCGCGAGAAGGACGGGCTGTGGGCGGTGCTGCTGTGGCTCAACATCCTGGCCGTCCGCGGCGAGAGCGTCGATGCGATCGCACGCGATCACTGGGCGAAGTACGGGCGCAATTACTATGCGCGGCATGATTATGAGGGCGTCGAGAGCGACAAGGCCGACGCGCTGATGGCGGCGCTGCGCGGGTCGCTGGCGACGCTGCCGGGGACGCGCTTCGGCGATCTCGTCGTCGAGGCGGCGGACGACTTCGCCTATACCGATCCGACCGATGGGTCGGTCAGCCGCAACCAAGGCGTGCGCGTGCTGTTCGAGGGCGGCAGCCGCGTCGTGTTCCGCCTGTCGGGCACCGGCACCAGCGGCGCGACGTTGCGCGTGTATCTGGAGCGGTACGAGCCCGCTGGTGGCGATCTCGACCGCGAGACGGGCGATATGCTCGCCGACATCGTCGCAGCGGCGGACGCGATCGCGGGTATCGTCGAGCATACCGGGAGGACTGCCCCGGACGTCGTGACGTGA
- the treF gene encoding alpha,alpha-trehalase TreF, translated as MKLRYLLPALLVAASPAPKSPAQLFGPLYHAVQMRGIFPDSKTFADATPKRPAAAILADYAKCRCAEDATLRQFVRVNFDIPEAPAAPPSSERLPLKAHIDALWPQLTRTTARVPAGSSALTLPRRYVVPGGRFREMYYWDSYFTMLGLARGGRQDLVEDMVVDFGSLVDRYGHIPNGTRTYYLSRSQPPVFYLIAGLSRDAKTLSVRNRQLRAEHAYWMAGAEALKLGQQNARVVRLADGALLNRYWDDRDDPRDESYKEDTELADRTPGRDRKQLFRDLRAAAESGWDFSSRWFADGRSLATIRTTRFAPVDLNSLMVGMEQAIAANCRTLRDAPCATAFDKRATARVAAMRAHLWNGRFFADLDLDTGKPNGFASAAMAFPLFAGVATEDQARATAKALAPFVGEGGIRTTLVSSGQQWDEPNGWAPLQWVGVQGLRRYRETALAERIAAAWLASVEREYRASGKLLEKYDVVERRPGGGGEYPNQDGFGWTNGVTRALMP; from the coding sequence GTGAAGCTGCGCTACCTCCTCCCCGCGCTGCTGGTCGCGGCAAGCCCGGCGCCGAAGTCGCCCGCACAGCTGTTCGGGCCGCTGTATCACGCGGTGCAGATGCGCGGGATCTTCCCGGATTCGAAGACCTTTGCCGACGCGACGCCGAAGCGGCCGGCGGCGGCGATCCTCGCCGATTATGCGAAGTGCCGGTGCGCCGAGGATGCGACGCTTCGCCAGTTCGTGCGGGTCAATTTCGACATTCCCGAGGCGCCCGCCGCACCGCCCTCGTCCGAACGCCTGCCGCTGAAGGCGCATATCGACGCGCTGTGGCCACAGTTGACCCGGACGACCGCGCGCGTCCCCGCAGGATCGTCGGCGCTGACGCTGCCGCGGCGCTATGTCGTGCCGGGCGGGCGGTTCCGCGAGATGTACTATTGGGACAGCTATTTCACGATGCTGGGGCTGGCGCGAGGCGGGCGGCAGGACTTGGTCGAGGACATGGTGGTCGATTTCGGCAGCCTGGTCGATCGCTACGGCCATATCCCCAACGGCACGCGGACCTATTATCTTAGCCGCTCGCAACCGCCGGTCTTCTACCTGATCGCCGGGCTGTCGCGCGACGCGAAGACGCTCAGCGTCCGCAACCGCCAGTTGCGTGCCGAGCACGCCTATTGGATGGCAGGCGCCGAGGCGCTGAAGCTCGGGCAACAGAATGCGCGCGTCGTGCGGCTCGCCGACGGCGCGCTGCTCAACCGCTATTGGGACGATCGCGACGACCCGCGCGACGAAAGCTACAAGGAAGATACCGAGCTCGCCGACCGCACCCCGGGTCGGGACCGCAAGCAACTGTTCCGCGACCTGCGGGCGGCGGCGGAGAGCGGTTGGGACTTCTCGTCGCGCTGGTTCGCGGACGGGCGGAGTCTGGCGACGATCCGCACCACGCGGTTCGCGCCGGTCGATCTCAACAGCTTGATGGTGGGCATGGAGCAGGCCATCGCGGCAAATTGCCGGACGCTGCGCGATGCGCCGTGCGCCACCGCGTTCGACAAGAGGGCGACGGCGCGGGTCGCCGCGATGCGGGCGCATCTGTGGAACGGGCGGTTCTTCGCGGATCTCGACCTCGATACCGGCAAGCCGAACGGTTTTGCGAGCGCGGCGATGGCATTTCCGTTGTTCGCGGGCGTCGCGACCGAGGACCAGGCGCGCGCGACGGCGAAGGCGCTGGCACCCTTCGTCGGCGAAGGCGGGATCCGAACGACGCTGGTTAGCAGCGGGCAGCAATGGGACGAACCCAATGGCTGGGCGCCGCTGCAGTGGGTCGGGGTCCAGGGTCTGCGACGGTATCGCGAAACCGCGCTGGCGGAGCGCATCGCCGCGGCCTGGCTGGCGAGCGTCGAGCGCGAATATCGGGCGAGCGGAAAACTGCTCGAGAAATACGACGTGGTCGAGCGGCGGCCGGGGGGCGGCGGCGAATATCCGAACCAGGACGGGTTCGGCTGGACCAACGGCGTGACACGGGCGCTGATGCCATGA
- a CDS encoding HpcH/HpaI aldolase/citrate lyase family protein encodes MTLRRRRTALYMPASNARAIAKARGLACDVVILDLEDAVAPDEKARARQQVVDEIGAGGFGTRELVVRINALDTPWGADDAAAVRAIGADAVLVPKMASVSGLAAVRHALREDGPPIWAMIETCAGVLALPALAAAAGEMRLAALVAGTNDLAKEMRCRPGADRMPLVPALAGLVTAARAAGIVALDGVCNALDAPDRFAAECAQGVALGFDGKTLIHPAQIDAAHAAFGPSAEDLAWARAVIAAFAAPGNADKGAIRLDGQMVERLHLAEAEAVVAEV; translated from the coding sequence ATGACGCTCCGCCGTCGCCGCACCGCGCTCTACATGCCCGCCTCGAACGCGCGGGCGATCGCGAAGGCGCGCGGGCTCGCCTGCGACGTCGTGATCCTCGATCTGGAGGATGCGGTCGCTCCCGACGAGAAGGCGCGGGCGCGTCAGCAGGTGGTGGACGAGATCGGCGCCGGCGGGTTTGGAACGCGTGAACTGGTGGTGCGGATCAACGCGCTCGATACGCCTTGGGGTGCCGACGATGCCGCGGCCGTACGCGCGATCGGGGCGGATGCGGTACTGGTGCCGAAGATGGCGAGCGTGAGCGGACTCGCGGCGGTACGGCATGCACTGCGCGAGGACGGGCCGCCGATCTGGGCGATGATCGAGACGTGCGCAGGCGTGCTCGCCCTGCCCGCGCTCGCCGCGGCGGCGGGCGAGATGCGGCTGGCGGCGCTGGTCGCAGGGACCAACGATCTCGCCAAGGAGATGCGGTGTCGGCCGGGCGCGGACCGGATGCCGCTGGTGCCGGCGCTGGCGGGACTCGTGACGGCGGCGCGCGCGGCGGGGATCGTGGCGCTGGACGGCGTGTGCAACGCGCTCGATGCGCCCGATCGGTTCGCGGCGGAATGCGCACAGGGTGTGGCGCTCGGGTTCGACGGGAAGACGCTGATCCATCCGGCGCAGATCGACGCCGCGCACGCGGCATTCGGGCCGAGCGCGGAGGACCTGGCCTGGGCGCGCGCGGTGATCGCGGCGTTCGCGGCGCCGGGGAATGCCGACAAGGGCGCGATCCGGCTGGACGGGCAAATGGTCGAACGGTTGCATCTCGCCGAGGCGGAAGCGGTGGTGGCGGAGGTCTAG